The window GGTCCACTGATCCGGCGCTTTTGTTTTATTGCTGTTTCTTTTTCTTCTTCCTGGAATGTTGCTGCTGGGGCAGGATATCCTCCGGTTTGGGGAGGTTATCCGGGTCAGGGACCTTCTTGATATAGATCCTGGTCGTCTTTGTCAGGGAGGTATTTCGGATAAGCGACACGGTTATATCCACGAATTCCCCGGTAAAGTCCTTTTCCAGCACCAGGCTATTTCCTTCAAATACCCCGGCTGTAGCGCTGAATCTCAACTCCCTTGCTGTAAGGGGGAGCCAACTGCCATCGGGCTTCCGGCCATCCACATTGATATAGTTATGGGTTCCTTTCTTTAAACTGTCGGTATAGAGGTGAAAGGCTATGCTGTCGACCTGCTGGCCAATGACTTTGTTGCTGGTTGGGCCAGCCAGTATTACCAGGGTCAGGACCAGCGATAAGGGGTATGTTCTTCTTGTCTTCACTATGGCTCTTTGTATGGTTTGGACAGGAGAGGTGCTGATGGGTTTAATAACTTCTTGCAATAATTATGCCGGTGTTGAGGCCCGGTTCAGCCTGTCGTTGATGGCCTTGCCCAGTCCCTGCTCCGGGAATCGTTCTGCAATGATCAGGTCAATATCCATGCTGTCGGCCATCCTCATGGCTGCGAACAAACGCTTGGCGGCTTCTTCCAAGCTCCCTGAAGGGGAGAGTATGAACTGGTGGGTGGCAGGTATGCCTTTCGCCTCCTCCCGGAAACTGATCGTCGCCAATCTTTTGCCCTGGTGCTGCTCCAACAAGCTGTTCATGTTGCCAAGCAATAGGGGATGTGCGGTTGCATAATGCCTGGCCAGCATGCCTGGCGCCACTGGGTTATCACTATAACCTTTCTCCGGTAATTTAACGGGGCCGATCACTGCTTCAATGGCTTCCAGGGGAGCGCCTCCATAGCGCAGCAGTTCCGGCTCTTCGCCCAGGAAGGAAATAATGGTGGATTCCAGTCCCACCCTGCACTCACCACCATCCAGGATATAGCTGACCATGTCGCCCAGCTGCTCAAACACATGAAGCGCAGTGGTTGGGCTGACATATCCGGAAGGATTGGCACTGGGGGCCGCCAGGGGGAAATCGATCTCCCTCAGCAATTCCAGGGTCAAGGGGTGGTCGGGTATCCTGATGGCCACTGCCGGGGTTCCGGCGGTAACGATATCCGGTATCTTTTCCGATTTAGGGACCAGGAAGGTGATGGGGCCGGGACTAAATCGGGCCGCCAGTTCCATGGCCTTGAAAGGCAGGCTGAGCCCCAGTTTGTTCAACTGGTCGATATGGGCAATATGCAGGATCAACGGATTGAATTGGGGCCTGTTCTTGGCGGCATAGATCTTCAGGACGGCATCTTCCGACAGGGCATTGCCTGCCAGGCCATATACTGTTTCTGTAGGGATGCCTACCAATTCCCCTTTGCGGAGATTCTGTGCCGCCAGCTTTACATCCTTGCCTATGTTCATTGCCATTGGGCAAAGATACAAAGTGTCCGGAACCCATTGGGCGCCGGACACTTCGGATATACTGGTTCAGGCAGGTTTAGAAGGCTTTCTTTTCGCCGCTGCCCTTCACATATTTCTCCAGCCATTGGTTCTGTTCCCAAAGCAGGTGAAGGATATTTTCTTTTCCGGCATAACCATGACTTTCATAAGGAAGGGAGACAAATCGTACGGTGCCGCCATGGCCCTTGATGGCATTATACAAACGCTCACTCTGGATGGGGAAGGTGCCGGGGTTATTGTCGGCATCCCCATGTACCAGCAACAAGGGCGTCTTGATCTTATCGGCATAACTGAAC is drawn from Flavihumibacter rivuli and contains these coding sequences:
- a CDS encoding L-threonylcarbamoyladenylate synthase; translated protein: MAMNIGKDVKLAAQNLRKGELVGIPTETVYGLAGNALSEDAVLKIYAAKNRPQFNPLILHIAHIDQLNKLGLSLPFKAMELAARFSPGPITFLVPKSEKIPDIVTAGTPAVAIRIPDHPLTLELLREIDFPLAAPSANPSGYVSPTTALHVFEQLGDMVSYILDGGECRVGLESTIISFLGEEPELLRYGGAPLEAIEAVIGPVKLPEKGYSDNPVAPGMLARHYATAHPLLLGNMNSLLEQHQGKRLATISFREEAKGIPATHQFILSPSGSLEEAAKRLFAAMRMADSMDIDLIIAERFPEQGLGKAINDRLNRASTPA